The Microcebus murinus isolate Inina chromosome 4, M.murinus_Inina_mat1.0, whole genome shotgun sequence genome has a segment encoding these proteins:
- the LOC142870526 gene encoding olfactory receptor 5D13-like has translation MLSPEGNHSLGATFTLLGFSEYADLQVPLFLVFLTIYTVTVLGNLGMILIIRINPKLHTPMYFFLSHLSFVDFCYSTTVTPKLLENLVVEDRTISFTGCIMQFSFACIFVVAETFMLAVMAYDRFVAVCNPLLYTVVMSPKLCALLVAGPYAWGIICSLTLTYFVLPLSFCGSNILNNFVCEYSAIASVSCSDPYISQVLCFVLAMFDEVSSLGIILTTYIFIFVTILKMPSAGGRQKAFSTCASHLTAITIFHGTVLFLYCVPNSKNSWLIIKVGSVFYTVVIPMLNPLIYSLRNKDVKDSVRKLMNHLTKFC, from the coding sequence ATGTTGTCACCAGAAGGAAATCACAGTTTGGGAGCCACATTTACCCTCTTGGGCTTCTCCGAATATGCAGATCTCCAGGTGCCCCTGTTCCTGGTGTTTCTGACCATCTACACGGTCACTGTGCTGGGGAACCTGGGCATGATCCTGATCATCAGGATCAACCCCAAACTGCACACGcccatgtactttttcctcaGCCACTTGTCCTTTGTCGATTTCTGTTATTCCACCACAGTGACACCTAAACTGCTGGAGAACTTGGTTGTGGAGGACAGGACCATCTCCTTTACAGGATGCATCATGCAGTTCTCCTTTGCCTGCATCTTCGTGGTGGCAGAAACGTTCATGTTGGCAGTGATGGCCTATGACCGATTCGTGGCAGTTTGTAACCCTCTGCTCTACACGGTTGTCATGTCCCCAAAACTCTGTGCATTGTTAGTGGCTGGGCCCTATGCATGGGGTATAATCTGTTCTCTGACACTCACCTATTTTGTCTTGCCATTATCCTTCTGTGGTTCTAACATCCTCAATAATTTTGTCTGTGAGTATTCTGCCATTGCTTCTGTCTCCTGCTCTGATCCCTACATCAGCCAAGTGCTTTGCTTTGTCCTTGCCATGTTCGATGAGGTGAGCAGCCTGGGAATCATCCTCACTACCTACATTTTCATCTTTGTCACTATCCTAAAAATGCCTTCTGCTGGTGGGCGCCAAAAAGCTTTCTCTACCTGTGCCTCCCACCTGACAGCCATCACCATTTTCCATGGGACTGTCCTGTTCCTTTATTGTGTACCCAACTCTAAAAACTCATGGCTCATAATCAAAGTAGGTTCTGTATTTTACACAGTGGTCATCCCCATGCTGAATCCTTTGATCTACAGCCTAAGGAACAAAGATGTAAAAGACAGTGTCAGGAAGTTAATGAATCACCTAACAAAATTTTGTTGA
- the LOC142870527 gene encoding olfactory receptor 5D13-like — translation MLSPEGNQSLGATFTLLGFSEYADLQVPLFLVFLTIYTVTVLGNLGMILIIRINPKLHTPMYFFLSHLSFVDFCYSTTVTPKLLENLVVEDRTISFTGCIMQFSFACIFVVAETFMLAVMAYDRFVAVCNPLLYTVVMSPKLCALLVAGPYAWGIICSLTLTYFVLALSFCGSNILNNFVCEYSAIASVSCSDPYISQVLCFVLAMFDEVSSLGIILTTYIFIFVTILKMPSAGGCQKAFSTCASHLTAITIFHGTVLFLYCVPNSKNSWLIIKVGSVFYTVVIPMLNPLIYSLRNKDVKDSVRKLMNHLTKFC, via the coding sequence aTGTTGTCACCAGAAGGAAATCAGAGTTTGGGAGCCACATTTACCCTCTTGGGCTTCTCAGAGTATGCAGATCTCCAGGTGCCCCTGTTCCTGGTGTTCCTGACCATCTACACGGTCACTGTGCTGGGGAACCTGGGCATGATCCTGATCATCAGGATCAACCCCAAACTGCACACGcccatgtactttttcctcaGCCACTTGTCCTTTGTCGATTTCTGTTATTCCACCACAGTGACACCCAAACTGCTGGAGAACTTGGTTGTGGAGGACAGGACCATCTCCTTCACAGGATGCATCATGCAGTTCTCCTTTGCCTGCATCTTCGTGGTGGCAGAAACGTTCATGTTGGCAGTGATGGCCTATGACCGATTCGTGGCAGTTTGTAACCCTCTGCTCTACACGGTTGTCATGTCCCCAAAACTCTGTGCATTGTTAGTGGCTGGGCCCTATGCATGGGGTATAATCTGTTCTCTGACACTCACCTATTTTGTCTTGGCATTATCCTTCTGTGGTTCTAACATCCTCAATAATTTTGTCTGTGAGTATTCTGCCATTGCTTCTGTCTCCTGCTCTGATCCCTACATTAGCCAAGTGCTTTGCTTTGTCCTTGCCATGTTCGATGAGGTGAGCAGCCTGGGAATCATCCTCACTACCTACATTTTCATCTTTGTCACTATCCTAAAAATGCCTTCTGCTGGTGGGTGCCAAAAAGCTTTCTCTACCTGTGCCTCCCACCTGACAGCCATCACCATTTTCCATGGGACTGTCCTGTTCCTTTATTGTGTACCCAACTCTAAAAACTCATGGCTCATAATCAAAGTAGGTTCTGTATTTTACACAGTGGTCATCCCCATGCTGAATCCTTTGATCTACAGCCTAAGGAACAAAGATGTAAAAGACAGTGTCAGGAAGTTAATGAATCACCTAACAAAATTTTGTTGA